Sequence from the Corallococcus soli genome:
GCCCGTGACTTCCGCGCGCCACCTGGCGAAGGCGTGGGTGGAGCGGGGCGTGCGGGCCGGCGGCGCGAGCGGCGCGAAGCTGCTCGTGCATCAGGCGCTCGGCTTTCCGGAGGGCTTCGCCGCCGCGCGCGCAAACATCGAAGCGCTGCTGGAGGACGAAGCCCCCGAGCGCGCTCCGGAGCGCTTCGCCTTCGCCACGGAGCTGCTGCGCCAGGAGCCGTCGGACGCGCAGGCCGCGCTGCTCACCCCCACGGTGCGCGCGCTGCTGCGCGACCGCGCCCGGGACCTCACCGTGCCGCTGGACGCGCTCATCAAGCGCCTGCGCAACCTGAAGGAACCCGCGATGGCCGCGCTGCGCGCGGACCTGAGCCTGCCCGCGGAGCCGGTCCTTCGCGCGTGGTCGGAGGCCTCCGCCTCGGAGCGGACCCCCATCCAGGTGCGACGGGACAGGAACGACGCGGGCGCCCACGCGGTGCATGACGCGGTGGTGCTCCCGGGCCGGCGCGTGCTGCTCGCGCTGGGCGAGGCGGGGGCGCGGCTGGTGGGCCCGGACGGGAGGACGCTGGCCTGGTTCGACGTGCCGGCGTTCTCGCTGGTGCTCTCCTCGCAGGGAAACCGGGCCCTCGCGCTCGCCCGGCGGGGCGACGTGTGGCGCCTGTCGCGGCTGGACCTGGTGGAGCGCCGGGCCTCGCGCTGGTGCGACGCGGAGCTGGGCGCGTGGGCCCCCACGTATGACGGGGACCGCTGGTTCATCGCCGTGCGCGACACCGTGGTGATGGTGGACGCGCTGGCCCAGGACCTGCGCTCGCTCTGGCGGGTGCCCCAGGTGGGGGGCACGGTGCTGGAGCTGGCCGCCGACGCGCGGCACCTGTCCTTCCTCGTCCTGCACCTCACCGGGGAGGAGGAGTTCGAGCGCCTGGAGCGCTGGGGCTACGACCTGGAGGGCGGCCCGACCCTGCGCCAGCGCGCGAGCCTGCCGGGCCTGTCCCGCAGGCCGGACATCCACGCGCTCACGCCCGACGGTGAGGCGGCGGCGGCGCGGCGGGACGCCGCCGAGGACGAGGCGCTGGCGCCATGGCCCTTCCTCCCGTCGTTCGTCGGACGGCGCGGCCATCCGCTGCCCTCGGGGGCCCCGTCATGCGTGGGCGTGGTGCTCTCCCAGGGGTGGAGCGCGGCGCGGTTCACCCAGGACGCCTCCCACACGGTCAACCTGCGCGACCTCGCCGGACACCTGCGCGGGGCCTTCCTCTTCTCCGGCGTCCCACCCCAGGTCGTGCGGCTCACCGACGACTGGTGTCTGGTCCACGACCTGCTCGGCCGCGTGGTCTGGGTGGACCTGCACTCCGGCGCGGTCCACGCCGTGCCGGTGGAGTGAGCGCGCGGGCTGGCGTCAGGCGCAGCGCAGGTGGCTGGGGACGATGACGATGCTCGCGGTCAGCGCGCACGCGGCGTCGTCCACCTCCAGCACCACCCGCACGCCCTCCACCGTCACCAGCAGCGAGGGCTGCTCGCTGTGCAGCGCCATCAGCCAGGACGACGCCAGGGGCAGCTCCGTGGCCGCCAGCTCCGCGGCGCGCAGCAGGTGCACGCGCACCGCGTGGCGGATGGCGTCCGGCAGCGCATGCAGCGAGTAGAGCGATTCATCCGGCAGCCGCAGCGTGTACGGCAGGCGCGGCGGCTCCGGCTTCCGAGGGGGCAGCTCCCGCAGCCGCTCCGTCAGGTCCGACACCAGCGTCTCCGGCCGCACCGGCTTGCGCAGGAAGCCCACCACCCCGCCCAGGGACACCTCCGGTGGACCGCTGGCGCTGGACATCATCATCACCGACAGGTGCCGCAGCCGCGCGTCCGTGCGCAGCCGCCCGTACAGCTCCCACCCGTCCACGCGGGGCAGCATCAAGTCCAACAGGACCAGGTCCGGGTGCTGGGCCCGCGGCCGGTGGCGCAGCCAGTTCAACGCCTCCGCGCCGTCCGACACGAGCGACACCACGAAGCCCGCTTCGCGCGCCGCCCGACCCACGCCTTCCCGCCACGTCTGGTCATCCTCGACGAGCAGCAGGTGGTGGATGCCCATGGTCACCTTGATTCGACCCGCTTTCCCTTGGGTTCTTGAAGCCGACCCGGGTCAAACGGGTCCCCCAGCGTTGCCTGCCCGACACTGGGCGGGGAGGACTGTTCCCGCCGGACGCTCTGCTCCCCTTCTTGAAAATGACCGTCACGCTGTCTTGTTGCAGGCAGGGTGCAATGCACACCCTGGGGCCGCCATGGCCTACCGTTTCCAGCTTGAACCGCAGGTGGTGCGCACGCTCAGTGCGTGTCCGACAGGGGTGCGCACGCGGCTCCAGGAAGAACTGGGCGCGCTCGCCAGCCTGATGCCGGGGAGGCCGGTGCCGCTGCCGGCGCGGGAGGGGGCGGCGGTGCTCGCCTGCGGCTTCCAGGTGCGCTACCGGCTGGAGCCCGGGGAGGGCCTGCTGCGGCTGACCACCCTCCAGCCGCTCGGGGTGGTCCCTCCCCCTCCTGTGTGACCGGAGCCCCACACGGTCCTTGTCGGGGCGGTGGCCGGGCGCCTAAGTCGGGGAAGCCCCTCCGCGGGTTTTCTCCTCCCGCCCACCGCGAGCCTGCGCACCGTGTCCCACCAGCCCCTGGCCGATTTCCTCTTCCAGTCCCGGAACGTCCTCCAGGACGCGTGGATCCACGAAGCCCCGGGCTCTGGGGACGTCTTCGCCCGCGTGCTGGACGCGGTGGCGGCCCGGATGGCGAACCCGGGGGCCCTGGTCTCCGACGAGTTCGCGCGCGAGGCGGCGGTGCTCGTGCGCGGCCCGGACGGACGTCCCGTGGTGTCGGGCTTCCGGCGGCTGCGGCGCACGGTGCTGCGGCTGTGGCGTGAACAGACCGGCGAGGACGCGGCGCCGGACGTGGCGGAGCGCTTCCACCAGGCCGTGGACGCGGTGGAGGCCGCGGCGCTGGAGGCGTACGTCCAGGGGCGCCTGACCGAGGCGCGGGACGCGCAGGCCGCGTCCGGGACGCAGGCCGGTCCGGAGGAGTCCGGGCCGCGCCGCTGGGAGGACATCTTCACGCACCTGGGCGTGGGCGTGGGCGTGATGGAGGCGGAGGACAGCACGCTCGTGGCGGCGAACCCCGCGCTCGCGCGCATGCACGGCCAGCCCGCCGAGGCGCTCAAGGGCCTGCGGCTGGAGGAGCTGGTGGCGCCCGAGTCCCGGGGGGCGCTGCCCCGGCACATGGCGGCCGCCAGCTCCAAGCCGTCGCACGAATACGAAGCGCTGCACCTGCGCCGCGACGGCAGCCGCTTCCCCGCCTTCGTGCACGTCACGTCCCTGCGCGACGCCACCGGCCGCCGCGTGGGCCGCGCCGCCACGGTGCTGGACATCACCCAGCGGCGCCAGGCGGAGACCGAGCGGCAGCGGCTGCTGGCCACCATTGAAGCGGAGCGCTCGCGGCTGTCGGCGGTGTTGGACCAGCTGCCCGCGGGCGTGCTCATCGCGGAGGCCCCCAGCGGCCGGCTGCTGCTGGGCAACCGCGCGCTGGAGTCGCTGCTGGGTCAGCCCTTCCGGCCTGCCTCCAGCCTGGCGGACTACGACGCGGCCCACCAGATGTTCGGCGCGGACAGCCAGCTGCTGCCGGACGACGCATGGCCCATGGCGCGCGCGCTGCGCACCGGGGAGACGCGCACGGCGGAGCCCTTCCAGGTGCGGCGGCCGGACGGCACCACCGCGCACCTGCTGGGCTCCAGCGCGCCCGTGCGGGACTCCGCGGGCCACATCGTCGCGGGGGTCGTCACCCTGGTGGACGTCACCGAGCGCCGGCGCGCGGAGGAGGCGGCGCGCGAGGCGGCGCTGTTCGGCGAGCGGTTCATCGCCATCGTCAGCCACGACCTGCGCAACCCCCTCAACGCCATCCAGCTGTCCGCGACGAAGCTGCTGCACGGCGACGCGCTCCCGGAGCGCGACCGCAAGGCGGTGTCCCGCATCGCCCGCTCCGGCGAGCGGATGGCGCGGATGATCTCCGAGCTGCTGGACTTCACCCGCAGCCGGCTGGGCGGCGGCATCCCCATCGAGCGGGTGCCCGGTGACGTGCGCGCGGTGGTGCGCCAGGCGGTGGACGAGCTGGAGGCCGCGTGGCCGGAGCGCACGCTCACGCTCCAGGTGGGCACCGGCCGCTTCGACGGCGCCTGGGACGCGGACCGGCTGCTCCAGGTGGTGAGCAACCTGGGGGGCAACGCGCTCCAGTACAGCCCGCCGGACTCGCCGGTCCGCTTCACGCTGACGGACCAGGGAGAAGGGGTGTCGCTGGAGGTGCAGAACAGCGGCACGCCCATCCCGCCGGACGTGCTGCCCCACCTGTTCAACCCCTTCCGGCGCGGCGGCGGCGGCAACACGCACGGCGGCCTGGGCCTGGGGCTCTACATCGTCGAACAGGTGGTGAAGGGCCACGGCGGGCGCATCGAGGTGCGCTCCCGCGCTCCGGAGGGCACCGTGTTCCGCGTGCTGCTGCCGCGCGGCGCCAACCCTCCGGCGCCCTAGTAGGCGGCGGCTAATTCGGACTGCGAGCGAAAGGGCTCCAGCGCCCGCATCAGGTCATCCAGGTCCAGCGGCTTCGGGATGGAGGCCCGGATGCCCTGGGGGACCGGCCGCGTGGCCCCCGCGCCCGACACGACGATGACGGGCAGGTTCTTCAGGCGCGGCTCCTTCTGGAGTCGCTCCATCAGCTCCCAGCCGCTCATCACCGGCATCATCAGGTCCAGCAGCATCACGTCCGGCAGGGGCTGGCGCCGCAGGCGCTCCCACGCGTGGAGGCCATTGCCGGCGACCTCCACGGCGAAGCCCTCCAGCGTGAGGAACTCCTCCAGCATCTCCCGGCTGTCGACATGGTCTTCCACGAGCAGGATGAGGCTTCGCATGGCGCCCCCAGCCTCCTCCCGTCCGAGCCCGCGCGGAAAGTCCCCGTGTCCAGGGAACGTCCAACCCTGGACGGAAGCACTGCCCAGTGTGGGGCCGGTGGCACTCGCGGTGCCTTCCGGGGCAGGGGGACCGGAGGGACCCAGGGGGGCGGCGGAAACGAGGATGGGGCCTCCCCCCACCACGCTGTCGAAGCGCGGAAGGCGAAGGCCCCACCGGGTGCATCAGGCGCGAAAGGCGGCGGCTCAGCCCTTGTAGTGGTGCACGGACATGATGGGGTAGTTCATGGACGTCATGCTGATGCGCTGAGAGCCATCCGAGTTCACGTTGTTGGAGCCGATGAACTGGGCCTTGCCGTCCTTCCAGCCCGCGAACATCACGACATGCTGGCCGCTGCCCACCTTCATGGAGACGACGTCGCCCGGCTTCGCGTCCTTCAGGTCCACGCGCTGGAAGTTCGGATCCTTGTCCAGGTTCGCCTGGAGGGTCATCACGGAGGCGCTGTGCTGGCTGTCCTTGATCTGCCCCGCCTGCTCCAGGCACGCGGAGACGAAGTTGGCGCAGTTCACGTCGTTGGGGACCCAGTCCTCCATGTCCGCGCCCACGCCGCTGCCTTCCATCTTCAGCGAGCCGGCGTTCTTGCCCAGGTGCGACTGGGCAATCTCGAACGGGCTGCCACCGGGGCCGCGAGAGGCCGGGCCCGCGCCGCCCGCGGGCGCCGTCACGTTGCCCGAGCCGCTGGAGCCGCTGGAGCCACCAGAAGCCTGGGTGCCGCCGCTGCCGGAGGTGCCGGGCTCGAAGGTGTCCTTGGAGCCGGGGATGTTCAGGCTCTTGCCCGTGTAGATGAGGTTCTTGTCCTTGATGTCCGGGTTGGCCTTCATCAGGTCGCCAACGCTGGTGTTGTAGCGCTTGGCCAGGGCCGAAAGGGTGTCGCCAGACTGGATGCGGTAGCTCATGTGGGGGGGCTCCGGTTGGGAGCAGTGACCCGACCGCGGTCACCGGCTGCGATTGATTCCATTCTCGCCATTCAAGAACCCGGGTTGCGTCCTCCACCTGCTTTTCCCTGAAAGCACGCACATGGAGGGGAAGAGCACACCCACGGTGGAATCCCCGCCACGAAAGGACTGGAAGGCGGTGGCTTTTCCGCCCCGGATGGACTCCGGAGCGGATGTCGCGGCGCGCAATTTCCCGGGATTTGTGAGGGGCCCGGGAGGGCGTGCTGTCGGGCCGGGGATGGGGGGCGTGCGGGCCGCTTGAACCGGGTGGGAGGCCCTGCGCATGGTGGTGGTGTGACGACCATTGCTCATCCCGACTTCACGGCGGCGCGGTTTGGCGACTTCCCGGACGCGCGCTTCCAGCCGGCGCCCGCGGACGGCGTCCTGCCCGAGGGCTTCTTCACCACGACGAACCTGCCCACCTACGTGCGGGTGGACGGCCGGTGGCGGATGCCGCGCGAGCCGCGCATGGACGGGGCGCTGGTGCTGGACGCGCAAGGGGAGCTGTGGGTGCGCGAGGGCCGGCGGGTGAAGGCGGGCGAGCGCGTGGTGGTGGGGCTGGCGGAGGACGGCCGCGACGGCGTGTTCGTGAACATGGCGTACCTGGCGGAGGGCGGGGACGGCGAGTTCAAGTTCATGACGAGCGAGGTGTCGCGTGAGAAGCCCATCGACTACGCGCACATGGCGCGGCTGTTGGTGGAGGAGCGCGAGCGGGGCGGCTATCCCATCTGGGTGACGGGGCCGGCGCTGGTGCACTCGCGGGCGCGCGCGGACATGACGTGGTTCGTGACGAACGGCTTCGTGGGGGCGCTGCTCGCGGGCAACGCGGTGGCGGTGCACGACATCGAAGCGTCCATCTTCGGCACCACGCTGGGGATGAGCGGCGCGGGCGAGGCGACGTCCGGCGGCCACGGGCTGCACATGCGGGCCATCAACCGGGTGCGGCAGGCGGGCTCCATCGCGAAGGCGGTGGAGGCGGGCATCATCACCAACGGCATCATGCATGCGTGCGTGGTGAACAAGGTGCCCTTCGTGCTGACGGGCTCCATCCGGGATGACGGCCCGTTGCCGGACGTGGTGACGGACAACCTGGCGGCGCAGGACGCGATGCGCCGGCACGCGGTGAAGGCGACGATGGCGGTGCTCATCGCCACGGCGCTGCACGCCATCGCGACGGGGAACATGCTGCCGGCGTTCGTGGTGGAGCAGGACGGGGCGCTGCGGGAGCTGCCCACCATCTGCGTGGACTCGTCCGAGTTCGTGGTGAGCAAGCTGAAGGACCGCGGCACGCATCAGGCGTTCGGCGTGGTGACCAACGCGCAGGACTTCATGCACATCCTGCGGCTGTACGTGGAGCGCGAGCTGGCGGCGCGAGCGCTGCCTCCGAAGCCGGTGTAGCCCCTTCAGCGCTGGCTGACGGCGGAGGTGGGTTTCCACTCCGCGCGGGACAGGCCGCCTTCGGTGCCGAAGAAGGCGGAGTCACCTTCCGGAAGCACCGCGTACACGCGCGGATCCGCCAGCCGGGGCAGGGCGTGCACCGCGCCGGTGCCCGCGTCGAAGTACGAAGCGCCGAGCAGCGTGCCCACCAGCGCCCCGCCGGGCACGAGCGCGGCGGAGACGATGGCCGGGGAAGGCAGGCCGGCCGTGGTGCGCACGCGCGTCCACTTCACGCCGTCGAAGTAGCTGAAGCCGTCCTGGCAGGTGCCCGCGATGGCGCGTCCCTCCGCGTCGGTGGACAGCGCCGTCACCCAGTTGTCGGTGAGGTCGCGACCGTCATGGAAGCGCTGCCAGCGCTCGCCGTCCCAGCGCAGGAGGCCGCGGTCCTCGCTGCCCATCCACAGGAAGCGGCCGGAGCCCTCCGCGACGGACGGGTGTTCGCTCCAGCCCTCGGGGAGGGCCAGGCGCTTCATCAGCGACAGGGGAGCGCTGCCCGGAGTGACGACGGAGACGCCGCGTCCATCCACGAGCGCCACCCCGTCCAGCGCCCGCGAAGCGCCGAGCACGGACAGCTTCCCCAGGGCCACGGGGTTGCGGCCGCCGTAGGCCATCTGCGTCCACGTCTTCCCGTCATGGAAGCCCAGGCCGTACGTGGTGGCGACGTAGAGGTTCTGTCCGTCGCTGGTGATGCCCAGCACCTGGTTGCTGGGAAGCGAGGGCGTGCGGAAGGTCTGCCACCGGCCGTCATCCCGCTGCCAGCAGGCGCCCCGGTCGAAGGTGCCCACGACGAGCCGGCCCTTGTGCCGGGCGAGCGCGGTGATGTGATTGCCACAGAGCTGCCCGGTGGGCGTCACGCGGCGCCAGCCCTTCGCCTCACGAAGGAAGACGCCCGCGGCGTGGGTGCCCGCCCAGTCACCGTTCAACACGGTGGCGCCAGCGGGAACGCTCGCCGCGTCCTCGGAGGCGCCCCACGCGCGCACGTCGCCGTGGCTGCCCACGACGCTCACGCCGTGCTCCGTGACGGTGAAGGACAACGGCCCCGTGGGCACGGAGCCCACCGCCGCGAGCCGCCCACGCGAGTCGATGGAGAACGCGCCCTCGCTGGTGCCCACGTCCACGCCGTCGCGCGTGTCGGAGAGGTAGCGCACCGGCCCCGGCAGCGCCCACGAGCGCGAGGTGCCCAGCTCGAACAGGCGGCCCTCGGCGGTGCCGGCGAACCGGGGCGAGAACGCGGTGTACGCGGTGCCCGGCACCAGCACGGCGGCCAGTGACTCCAACCGGCTCACGTAGTCCGGCGTGCTCGCGTCCTCGGCGGCGGGCAGCGCCTGCCAGCGCACGTCCATCACGGGCGTCACCTGGAAGTCCGCGTCCAGCGACACGAGCCCTTCATCGGTGGCCACGAAGAGCCGGTCACCGGTGGACTCCAGCGCGCGGCAGAAGTGGCTGGGGAGGCCGTCCTCGACGGTGAGCACGCGCACGGAGCGGCCGGCGGGCGTGAACACCTCCAGCCCGCCTTCGGTGCATGCGACGACGTGGCCCCCGAAGGGCTCCACGTCGTGCACGGTCTCGGTGTTGGTGACGGTGGCCGCGAGGGCCAGGGCAGTGAGGGCGGAGAGCATCACGCCCGACCCTCAATGCGAACCCCGGGCCAGCCCCACTGCCCCTGGCTCCCGGGCAGTGGCCTCCGGGTGTGTCTCCCGACGACCACACCCGTGCGGCCCCAGGCCAGCGGAGGCGGCCCGGGGCGTCCACGGTGGGAGCGGACTAGAACGACTCTTCCGGCACGTCCATCAGGTCCAGGTTGCCGTGCTCCACCATGCGCGCGGCGTGGGCGATGCCGGGCAGCACCTCGTGGCAGAACCACCGGGCGCTGGCCACCTTGCCGCCATAGAACGCCTTGTCGCCGGGGTTGGACTTCATCCGGTCCAGCGCGACGGCGGCGTGGCGCACCAGCAGCCAGCCGATGACCACCTCCGCCACGGCGGCCAGCACGCGGTTGC
This genomic interval carries:
- a CDS encoding response regulator, coding for MGIHHLLLVEDDQTWREGVGRAAREAGFVVSLVSDGAEALNWLRHRPRAQHPDLVLLDLMLPRVDGWELYGRLRTDARLRHLSVMMMSSASGPPEVSLGGVVGFLRKPVRPETLVSDLTERLRELPPRKPEPPRLPYTLRLPDESLYSLHALPDAIRHAVRVHLLRAAELAATELPLASSWLMALHSEQPSLLVTVEGVRVVLEVDDAACALTASIVIVPSHLRCA
- a CDS encoding sensor histidine kinase — protein: MSHQPLADFLFQSRNVLQDAWIHEAPGSGDVFARVLDAVAARMANPGALVSDEFAREAAVLVRGPDGRPVVSGFRRLRRTVLRLWREQTGEDAAPDVAERFHQAVDAVEAAALEAYVQGRLTEARDAQAASGTQAGPEESGPRRWEDIFTHLGVGVGVMEAEDSTLVAANPALARMHGQPAEALKGLRLEELVAPESRGALPRHMAAASSKPSHEYEALHLRRDGSRFPAFVHVTSLRDATGRRVGRAATVLDITQRRQAETERQRLLATIEAERSRLSAVLDQLPAGVLIAEAPSGRLLLGNRALESLLGQPFRPASSLADYDAAHQMFGADSQLLPDDAWPMARALRTGETRTAEPFQVRRPDGTTAHLLGSSAPVRDSAGHIVAGVVTLVDVTERRRAEEAAREAALFGERFIAIVSHDLRNPLNAIQLSATKLLHGDALPERDRKAVSRIARSGERMARMISELLDFTRSRLGGGIPIERVPGDVRAVVRQAVDELEAAWPERTLTLQVGTGRFDGAWDADRLLQVVSNLGGNALQYSPPDSPVRFTLTDQGEGVSLEVQNSGTPIPPDVLPHLFNPFRRGGGGNTHGGLGLGLYIVEQVVKGHGGRIEVRSRAPEGTVFRVLLPRGANPPAP
- a CDS encoding response regulator; this translates as MRSLILLVEDHVDSREMLEEFLTLEGFAVEVAGNGLHAWERLRRQPLPDVMLLDLMMPVMSGWELMERLQKEPRLKNLPVIVVSGAGATRPVPQGIRASIPKPLDLDDLMRALEPFRSQSELAAAY
- a CDS encoding LysM peptidoglycan-binding domain-containing protein, with amino-acid sequence MSYRIQSGDTLSALAKRYNTSVGDLMKANPDIKDKNLIYTGKSLNIPGSKDTFEPGTSGSGGTQASGGSSGSSGSGNVTAPAGGAGPASRGPGGSPFEIAQSHLGKNAGSLKMEGSGVGADMEDWVPNDVNCANFVSACLEQAGQIKDSQHSASVMTLQANLDKDPNFQRVDLKDAKPGDVVSMKVGSGQHVVMFAGWKDGKAQFIGSNNVNSDGSQRISMTSMNYPIMSVHHYKG
- a CDS encoding ornithine cyclodeaminase family domain, whose amino-acid sequence is MTTIAHPDFTAARFGDFPDARFQPAPADGVLPEGFFTTTNLPTYVRVDGRWRMPREPRMDGALVLDAQGELWVREGRRVKAGERVVVGLAEDGRDGVFVNMAYLAEGGDGEFKFMTSEVSREKPIDYAHMARLLVEERERGGYPIWVTGPALVHSRARADMTWFVTNGFVGALLAGNAVAVHDIEASIFGTTLGMSGAGEATSGGHGLHMRAINRVRQAGSIAKAVEAGIITNGIMHACVVNKVPFVLTGSIRDDGPLPDVVTDNLAAQDAMRRHAVKATMAVLIATALHAIATGNMLPAFVVEQDGALRELPTICVDSSEFVVSKLKDRGTHQAFGVVTNAQDFMHILRLYVERELAARALPPKPV